A genome region from Fodinibius salicampi includes the following:
- the bshB1 gene encoding bacillithiol biosynthesis deacetylase BshB1, whose protein sequence is MQLDILALAAHPDDTELCCGGTLAALANQGKKVGVVDFTKGEMGTRGTPEQRMREASAAADIIGLEVRENLEMADTKIQNNRENQKKIIQKIRQYRPHICLVGAPEDRHPDHGNGTQLALDAIYYSGLTKIETRDAKGSRQERWRPSHTLHYMQDRPFEPDIVFDISDTFETKKKAILAFETQFNVADPKDEPKTYISDTEFFEGIAARARHYGHLIGTKYGEPFKYQNGPLPMRSLKTLFETSPMR, encoded by the coding sequence ATGCAATTAGATATTCTTGCTCTGGCGGCCCATCCCGATGATACAGAACTATGCTGCGGAGGTACACTGGCGGCCCTGGCCAACCAAGGGAAAAAAGTGGGAGTTGTTGACTTTACGAAGGGAGAAATGGGTACACGAGGCACTCCTGAACAAAGGATGCGGGAAGCCTCTGCTGCAGCAGATATAATAGGACTCGAGGTACGCGAAAATCTGGAAATGGCGGATACAAAGATCCAAAACAACCGCGAAAATCAAAAAAAGATAATCCAAAAAATCCGTCAATACCGGCCGCATATCTGCCTGGTAGGAGCCCCTGAAGATCGCCATCCGGATCATGGTAACGGGACTCAACTGGCACTCGATGCAATTTACTACAGTGGACTTACAAAAATTGAAACCCGTGATGCAAAGGGGAGTCGACAAGAACGGTGGCGTCCTTCACACACCTTGCACTATATGCAGGATCGTCCTTTTGAACCAGATATTGTTTTTGACATTAGTGATACATTTGAAACTAAAAAGAAAGCTATATTGGCATTTGAGACGCAGTTTAATGTAGCAGATCCAAAGGATGAGCCGAAAACCTATATTTCCGACACCGAATTTTTTGAGGGTATTGCAGCTCGTGCCCGTCATTACGGACATCTGATTGGGACTAAATACGGCGAACCGTTTAAGTATCAAAACGGTCCCCTGCCAATGCGTTCTTTAAAGACTCTTTTTGAAACAAGTCCGATGAGATAA
- the dnaG gene encoding DNA primase, with translation MAVMIPDEKKEEVRGASDIVEVVEDYVKLKRSGRSWKGLCPFHDERTPSFHVTPDLGIYKCFGCGESGDVFNFVMEMEGVGFLEAMRSLADRYGVSLPEEDDEELTEEHNLREGIYHALKYAGVFFYRHLMETDEAQKARDYLQKRGYNRKIIKKYGLGYAPEGGEQLYRAALDSGLNEEYLFEAGLIKPSNRGEGYYDAFRGRLMFPIFNPSGKVIAYAGRVLGNEKTAKYINSPQTKVYNKSEVLYGINFAKNEIRKSDEVILVEGYTDVISLQQYGIENVVASSGTSLTPQQMKLLHRYGETITMIYDSDSAGQRAMKRGINIALREGMDVKLLELPEGEDPDSFVRQFGGDSFLEMKEEKENDFLTYQIQKARELGKWEAPAEKKKIISEILESIAHMPDPVSRETFVQHLNSKAKVGDRALFDELGKIRKELKEELQKARKREKRRKEREARQQQEPSESSDHRPQAPHPHTVGFNKQVRGNKERNDTNKKPQPPKKRPNYEKELIRLMLMYGRDMIDYIGSYCSEKHFEDEQLRDFFSDIIERFKTEKEVSVEKYASREHPYPELVGEIVLEKYSVSDRHHEKIGVQYKRDKNPYRTAKGALKALKSHFLDRLQVELYERFNSAEGEDRKKVMRQMKEVGRRRTHIQQSPIDELYPDPDTESARSVSEKVFEYKMKSEQ, from the coding sequence ATGGCAGTAATGATTCCCGATGAAAAAAAAGAGGAAGTGCGCGGTGCCTCGGATATCGTTGAGGTAGTCGAAGACTACGTCAAGCTCAAACGATCCGGACGCAGTTGGAAAGGGTTATGTCCTTTTCACGACGAACGTACGCCTTCTTTCCACGTAACGCCAGACCTGGGCATCTATAAGTGTTTTGGATGTGGAGAATCGGGAGATGTATTTAACTTTGTTATGGAAATGGAGGGGGTCGGCTTTCTTGAAGCCATGCGTTCATTGGCCGACCGTTATGGAGTTTCATTGCCAGAAGAAGATGACGAAGAGCTTACCGAAGAGCACAATCTGAGAGAAGGAATTTATCACGCCCTTAAATATGCGGGTGTTTTTTTCTACCGGCACTTGATGGAGACAGATGAAGCCCAAAAGGCCCGTGACTATCTGCAAAAACGCGGATACAATCGGAAGATTATCAAAAAATACGGTCTGGGTTATGCGCCTGAGGGAGGAGAACAACTCTACAGGGCGGCCTTGGATTCGGGATTAAATGAAGAATATCTTTTTGAAGCAGGATTGATAAAGCCGAGTAACAGAGGAGAGGGCTACTACGACGCCTTCCGGGGAAGGCTGATGTTTCCCATATTTAATCCATCGGGCAAAGTGATTGCCTATGCCGGGCGCGTATTAGGGAATGAGAAGACCGCTAAATATATTAATTCTCCTCAGACCAAAGTTTATAATAAAAGTGAAGTTCTTTACGGAATTAATTTTGCCAAAAATGAAATTCGCAAATCCGATGAGGTTATTCTGGTAGAAGGTTATACCGATGTTATATCACTGCAACAGTATGGTATCGAAAATGTAGTGGCATCCAGTGGAACCTCACTGACTCCCCAGCAGATGAAGTTGCTGCATCGCTATGGCGAAACTATTACCATGATATACGATTCCGACTCGGCCGGCCAGCGTGCTATGAAGAGGGGGATCAATATAGCCTTGCGTGAGGGAATGGATGTAAAACTACTGGAACTGCCCGAAGGCGAAGATCCCGACTCTTTTGTGCGTCAGTTCGGGGGTGATTCTTTCCTGGAAATGAAAGAGGAGAAAGAAAATGATTTTCTGACCTATCAAATCCAAAAGGCCAGGGAATTGGGCAAGTGGGAAGCCCCGGCTGAAAAAAAGAAGATAATTAGTGAAATTTTGGAAAGTATTGCCCATATGCCCGACCCGGTTTCGAGAGAAACATTTGTACAGCATCTGAACAGTAAGGCAAAAGTGGGGGACAGGGCTCTTTTTGATGAGTTAGGCAAAATACGAAAAGAATTGAAAGAAGAGCTGCAAAAAGCCAGAAAGCGTGAAAAGCGCCGCAAGGAACGGGAGGCACGTCAACAGCAGGAACCTTCGGAAAGCAGCGATCATCGGCCACAAGCCCCGCATCCGCATACCGTTGGATTTAACAAACAGGTTAGGGGAAATAAGGAGCGAAACGACACAAATAAAAAGCCTCAGCCACCCAAAAAGCGTCCGAATTATGAAAAGGAGCTGATCCGCCTGATGCTGATGTACGGCCGTGATATGATTGATTATATCGGATCGTACTGTTCGGAAAAACATTTTGAAGATGAACAATTACGTGATTTTTTCTCGGATATTATTGAGCGGTTTAAAACCGAGAAGGAGGTGAGCGTCGAGAAATATGCCAGTAGGGAGCATCCCTATCCGGAGCTGGTGGGAGAAATTGTCCTGGAGAAATATTCTGTAAGCGATCGGCATCATGAAAAGATTGGTGTACAGTATAAAAGAGATAAGAATCCGTATCGGACGGCAAAGGGAGCGCTTAAAGCATTGAAATCCCATTTTCTGGATCGATTGCAGGTCGAACTTTATGAAAGGTTCAATTCGGCTGAAGGCGAGGACCGAAAAAAAGTAATGCGCCAGATGAAGGAAGTCGGGCGTCGACGGACGCATATACAACAGTCGCCTATCGATGAGTTGTATCCCGATCCAGATACGGAATCCGCAAGAAGTGTCTCCGAAAAAGTGTTCGAATATAAAATGAAAAGTGAGCAATAA
- a CDS encoding sugar porter family MFS transporter has protein sequence MIKTRSILLSAIVASLAGFLFGFDTIVISGADRPIQEIWNTSDLFHGTFIMSMALWGTVVGALFGGIPCDRFGRKKTLFAIGVLYLLSALGSALALDPYLFSFARFIGGLGVGASSVAAPIYISEITPAANRGRLVASYQFNIVLGILVAYLSNYLIGVYFDEYAWRWMLGVEAIPAAIYAFFVLGVPESPRWLALKKKDDSGARKLLKQLNPGANIEELLVEIKKSTKKVTDAKFFSRKYSFLMALAFLIAFFNQLSGINFVLYYAPRIFEQAGIAASDVLGASIPLGIVNLLFTLLGMYLIDRIGRKKLMYYGSFGYIISLSGVSWGFFTGAEGGLVVAFVCAFIASHAVGQGAVIWVFISEIFPNKVRDYGMALGSGTHWVFAALITLVTPTVLSAFSGGTIFAFFAGMMVLQLLFVWLLMPETKNRSLEELEDILLPKDAEFKQEELA, from the coding sequence ATGATAAAAACGAGATCTATATTATTGTCGGCCATTGTGGCGTCACTGGCGGGATTTTTATTTGGTTTTGATACCATTGTCATATCCGGGGCCGATAGACCAATTCAGGAAATATGGAATACCAGTGATCTCTTTCATGGCACCTTTATTATGTCGATGGCTCTCTGGGGAACGGTCGTTGGTGCGCTGTTTGGGGGGATTCCCTGCGATAGGTTCGGCCGCAAAAAGACGCTCTTTGCTATTGGCGTATTGTATCTGCTTTCGGCCTTGGGATCCGCCTTGGCACTCGATCCCTATCTCTTTTCTTTTGCGCGCTTTATCGGAGGATTAGGGGTGGGGGCCTCGTCGGTGGCGGCCCCGATCTATATTTCTGAGATTACTCCGGCGGCAAACCGCGGCCGACTGGTGGCTTCCTACCAGTTTAATATCGTGCTGGGCATTTTGGTGGCTTACTTGTCAAATTACCTTATTGGGGTGTACTTTGATGAATATGCCTGGCGCTGGATGTTGGGCGTGGAAGCCATTCCTGCCGCTATTTACGCCTTCTTTGTGCTTGGCGTGCCGGAAAGTCCGCGTTGGTTGGCACTTAAAAAGAAAGACGATTCAGGAGCTCGAAAATTATTGAAACAACTTAATCCAGGAGCTAATATTGAAGAATTATTGGTAGAAATTAAGAAGTCAACCAAGAAGGTTACCGACGCCAAATTCTTTTCTCGAAAATATAGTTTTTTGATGGCGCTCGCATTTTTGATTGCGTTCTTTAATCAACTGTCGGGCATTAATTTTGTACTTTATTATGCCCCGCGCATCTTTGAGCAGGCGGGTATTGCGGCCTCGGATGTGTTAGGCGCCTCGATTCCACTGGGTATTGTGAACCTGCTCTTTACGCTGTTGGGTATGTACCTGATTGATCGCATTGGACGCAAGAAGCTCATGTATTATGGTTCTTTCGGATATATTATCTCGCTTTCCGGCGTTTCCTGGGGGTTTTTTACCGGGGCTGAAGGAGGGTTGGTTGTGGCCTTTGTCTGCGCCTTTATTGCCTCGCATGCGGTGGGACAGGGAGCCGTTATCTGGGTATTTATCTCTGAAATATTTCCGAACAAAGTGCGCGATTACGGGATGGCACTGGGTTCCGGTACCCACTGGGTATTTGCCGCACTGATTACCTTGGTTACACCCACCGTGCTAAGTGCTTTTTCCGGCGGTACGATCTTTGCTTTTTTTGCCGGGATGATGGTGCTGCAGCTACTTTTTGTCTGGCTGCTGATGCCGGAAACCAAAAATCGTTCGCTTGAGGAGTTGGAGGATATCCTGCTACCCAAAGATGCCGAGTTTAAGCAAGAGGAACTAGCGTAG
- a CDS encoding inositol monophosphatase family protein yields MSDYTIELNIARKAAGNAAKVIRDFRASNSFSIDLKGKNDLVTDADLEAEKQILSVINKEFPEDDIMAEESSGGQELPEGRIWLIDPIDGTTNFAHGFPVYCVSIALWENKEPKMGLVLEVASDEWFIAIKGQGAFLNGRPISVSSIENAHGSLIGTGFPYNDLSLMDNYLSFFRTLMHETHGVRRAGAAAYDLCCVASGRLDGFYEYSLNPWDVGAGALIIEEAGGRISDWQGGDNWLFGKRIIAGNSDIHSFLLDGIQSQFTEKELIGNVVESRR; encoded by the coding sequence ATGTCTGATTATACCATAGAACTTAATATTGCCCGAAAAGCTGCCGGAAATGCAGCAAAAGTAATTCGTGATTTCCGGGCATCCAACAGTTTTTCCATAGATTTAAAGGGAAAGAATGATCTCGTTACGGATGCAGACCTGGAAGCAGAAAAACAAATTTTGTCGGTTATCAATAAGGAATTCCCCGAGGATGATATTATGGCTGAGGAATCATCCGGAGGTCAGGAATTGCCGGAAGGTCGTATTTGGCTGATTGATCCCATTGATGGCACAACCAATTTTGCCCATGGGTTCCCGGTCTATTGTGTGTCCATAGCACTATGGGAAAATAAAGAACCCAAAATGGGTTTAGTGTTAGAAGTGGCCAGCGATGAGTGGTTTATTGCCATAAAAGGTCAAGGTGCATTTCTAAACGGCCGACCTATTTCAGTTTCGAGCATAGAAAATGCGCATGGATCGTTAATTGGAACAGGTTTCCCTTATAATGATTTAAGTTTGATGGATAATTACCTGTCTTTCTTTCGCACGCTGATGCACGAAACCCATGGGGTTCGTCGTGCCGGAGCTGCAGCCTATGACTTGTGTTGCGTTGCAAGTGGTCGTCTGGATGGCTTCTATGAGTATTCATTAAATCCCTGGGATGTGGGGGCGGGTGCACTGATTATCGAAGAAGCCGGTGGACGGATATCTGACTGGCAGGGCGGAGATAATTGGCTGTTTGGAAAACGCATTATAGCCGGAAACTCGGATATACATTCATTCCTGCTGGACGGTATACAGTCGCAGTTTACAGAGAAGGAACTAATAGGGAATGTTGTAGAGAGCAGAAGATAA
- a CDS encoding ABC transporter permease — MWEGIKISLRALRINKTRSILTTLCIIIGIVMVTLMNAVSNGMDAEFDKSMAMMGQNVVYVEKQPWGGGPNYEWWKYRNRREMKLSYVDQIRQSSELASAVSAAAARGTTLRYEDKSSEGVFMAGVTARYFDTAGLDIESGRVFTEEEVRRGVKVVILGATLAETFFEQENPLGEHIRMGGQRFRVIGVLKKQGKFLGLSDMDRRAIVPIMAYGQVFGLRSGIQIAVKFSDKLSVEEGEYEIEGIMRRIRQLEATEENDFAINKPEAFKAQLESFKTGLYLVGGALTFLSLIIGGIGVMNIMFVSVRERTKEIGIRQAVGAKRWEILSQFLIEAIVMCLLGGLVGLALSYPISILLNQIFVASIDISVVFGAFILCSLVGLIFGFIPAYKAAHADPIESLRYE; from the coding sequence ATGTGGGAGGGAATAAAGATCTCATTAAGAGCCCTCAGGATCAATAAGACCCGTTCCATACTTACAACTTTATGTATCATAATCGGTATTGTGATGGTAACCCTCATGAATGCCGTAAGTAATGGTATGGATGCCGAGTTTGACAAGAGTATGGCGATGATGGGTCAGAATGTTGTGTATGTGGAGAAACAACCTTGGGGCGGTGGACCCAATTATGAATGGTGGAAATATCGAAACCGTCGCGAAATGAAGCTCAGTTATGTGGATCAAATCCGTCAATCCAGCGAGCTGGCTTCGGCCGTTTCCGCAGCTGCGGCTCGAGGAACGACCCTGCGTTACGAAGATAAAAGCTCGGAAGGGGTTTTTATGGCAGGTGTTACTGCAAGGTATTTTGATACGGCAGGACTGGATATTGAGAGTGGTCGGGTGTTTACAGAAGAGGAAGTTCGGAGAGGAGTGAAAGTGGTAATACTAGGTGCAACCCTGGCGGAAACTTTTTTTGAACAAGAAAATCCACTGGGTGAACATATCAGAATGGGTGGACAAAGATTTCGGGTTATTGGCGTACTGAAAAAACAGGGCAAGTTCCTGGGACTTTCAGATATGGATCGTCGTGCTATTGTACCCATCATGGCGTACGGACAGGTTTTTGGACTGCGAAGCGGTATACAGATTGCGGTTAAATTTTCGGATAAGCTGAGTGTGGAGGAGGGGGAGTATGAAATTGAAGGTATTATGCGCCGAATACGTCAGCTGGAGGCCACAGAAGAAAACGATTTTGCCATCAATAAGCCGGAGGCATTTAAAGCCCAGCTTGAATCTTTTAAAACGGGACTCTATCTGGTTGGGGGTGCGCTTACCTTTCTTTCGCTGATCATTGGAGGAATAGGAGTGATGAATATTATGTTTGTTTCCGTTCGCGAGCGGACAAAAGAGATTGGCATCCGTCAGGCGGTAGGGGCTAAGCGATGGGAAATATTATCTCAATTTCTTATTGAAGCCATCGTAATGTGCTTGCTGGGCGGCCTCGTTGGACTTGCCTTGTCGTATCCCATCAGTATTCTGTTAAATCAGATTTTTGTCGCTTCGATTGATATCAGCGTGGTTTTTGGGGCATTTATTTTATGCTCGCTAGTAGGACTTATTTTTGGATTTATCCCGGCCTATAAAGCTGCTCATGCCGATCCTATAGAATCTCTTAGGTACGAATAA
- a CDS encoding ABC transporter permease, with amino-acid sequence MNLLEIFKQAFGALWANKLRSSLTLLALVVGVFSVIVSTTAVAVLDNFFTNTMSMMGGDVINVSRTPSIRIGNDMQSDRNRQNISFTTLEKLKERLRLAEDVSPDETFDRTKIIYGDKETDPTVQIKGSNQHYLSNNAYELIDGRNFTDEDIQYGRFFAIIGSEVQAELFETEYPLGKDIRIAGQQFRIIGLLDQKGSIFGQSLDEFVLIPYTTALRMYGGDRNIDIQVKSPTMDFIEATMDEVIGVMRVIRKVAPGMENDFEIETNDSLAGTFDQFTFILYIVGFVIGGITLLGAGIGVMNIMLVSVTERTREIGIRKAVGATKKAIISQFLAEAVFICQLGGVIGIALGILAGNGMALWIETEPVIPIWAVIVGFFGMFVVGMVFGVYPAYKAAQLDPIDSLRYE; translated from the coding sequence ATGAATTTATTAGAGATATTTAAACAAGCTTTTGGCGCACTCTGGGCGAATAAACTCCGTTCTTCTTTAACCTTATTGGCACTGGTGGTAGGGGTGTTCTCTGTCATTGTCTCCACTACAGCTGTAGCGGTATTGGACAATTTTTTTACAAATACTATGAGTATGATGGGCGGAGATGTAATCAATGTATCACGGACTCCTTCTATCCGTATTGGTAATGATATGCAAAGCGACCGTAATCGGCAGAATATTTCGTTTACCACCCTTGAGAAACTCAAAGAGCGGCTGCGTTTGGCCGAAGATGTAAGTCCCGATGAAACATTTGACCGCACAAAAATTATCTACGGCGATAAGGAAACCGATCCGACGGTACAAATCAAGGGAAGCAATCAGCACTATCTGAGTAATAATGCTTATGAATTAATTGATGGAAGAAACTTCACGGATGAAGACATTCAATACGGGAGATTTTTTGCCATTATAGGAAGCGAAGTGCAGGCCGAACTCTTTGAAACTGAATATCCGTTGGGAAAGGATATCCGGATTGCTGGTCAGCAGTTTAGAATCATTGGGTTGCTTGACCAAAAGGGCAGTATTTTCGGGCAGTCGCTGGATGAATTTGTACTCATTCCATATACGACGGCCCTGCGGATGTATGGTGGTGACCGGAATATTGATATACAGGTAAAATCTCCGACTATGGATTTTATTGAGGCCACAATGGATGAAGTTATTGGAGTGATGCGGGTGATCCGTAAGGTGGCGCCGGGTATGGAAAATGATTTTGAAATTGAAACGAATGACTCCCTGGCCGGAACTTTCGACCAGTTTACTTTTATACTTTATATAGTGGGTTTTGTAATAGGAGGTATTACCCTGCTTGGAGCGGGAATCGGCGTAATGAATATTATGCTGGTGTCGGTTACCGAGCGAACACGCGAAATCGGAATCCGAAAAGCAGTGGGGGCTACTAAAAAAGCTATCATTTCACAATTTTTGGCAGAGGCCGTTTTTATTTGTCAGCTGGGTGGAGTTATTGGCATAGCATTAGGCATCCTGGCTGGAAACGGCATGGCCCTGTGGATAGAAACGGAGCCGGTTATTCCCATTTGGGCCGTAATTGTCGGCTTTTTTGGTATGTTTGTAGTGGGTATGGTATTTGGAGTATATCCAGCCTATAAAGCTGCACAATTGGATCCCATAGATAGCCTGCGGTACGAATAA
- a CDS encoding phage holin family protein, which translates to MKSDKATTDKVGQKLRSMVADIKRYVEKRIELVMLNSGEHFSHWIAVSVQRTTGALLLLGGVCFVLVALAIYLGNLIGSQSLGFLIVSIPLFVVGIAFIYLKPRRVFDTLQQSFEEEMIKAVEGNRKREHKKLESAEMEIDHSLNRNE; encoded by the coding sequence ATGAAATCAGATAAAGCTACAACAGATAAGGTGGGACAAAAGCTCCGGTCGATGGTTGCCGATATCAAACGATATGTGGAGAAGCGTATCGAATTGGTAATGCTAAATTCCGGAGAACATTTTTCCCACTGGATCGCTGTTTCTGTACAGCGGACGACGGGAGCATTACTGCTGTTGGGGGGAGTATGCTTTGTTTTGGTAGCTTTAGCTATTTATCTGGGCAATTTAATAGGCAGTCAAAGTCTGGGATTCCTGATTGTATCCATTCCGCTTTTCGTGGTAGGTATAGCTTTTATTTATCTGAAACCCAGGCGGGTATTTGATACGCTACAGCAGAGTTTTGAGGAGGAAATGATTAAGGCTGTTGAAGGAAATAGGAAAAGAGAGCATAAAAAGCTTGAATCGGCTGAGATGGAGATTGATCATTCTTTAAATAGAAATGAATAG
- a CDS encoding carbohydrate kinase family protein yields MAEQQRKILCIGEILWDALPSGLFLGGAPLNVCYHLNQLGISVEMCSRVGGDRLGKEALRRIQRNDMSTAHIQTDGQSETGFVEVEVTSNGEPSYTIIEPVAWDFIEPSPSLKQAVRESWGIVFGSLAQRNEQSRDTIQNLWKYADKKILDLNLRPPHIDRTVIRDSLAAADIIKMNEAELEQIKKWFSLSGSSCQIVETLAEKFECSFICITKGPAGAMLFEDGSWSDHRGYKTDAKDSVGAGDAFLATMIYGVQCGKKGKELLKYANAAGSFVAQKSGATPEYDIHSIEEIVMG; encoded by the coding sequence ATGGCCGAACAACAACGGAAGATTCTGTGTATTGGAGAAATACTTTGGGATGCCCTGCCATCAGGGTTGTTTCTCGGAGGCGCACCGCTGAATGTCTGTTATCATCTTAATCAGCTAGGGATCTCAGTCGAAATGTGTAGCAGGGTCGGGGGCGATCGTTTGGGGAAAGAGGCGCTGAGGCGCATCCAACGAAACGACATGTCCACAGCCCATATTCAGACCGACGGCCAGTCGGAAACCGGTTTTGTTGAAGTGGAAGTAACCTCTAATGGCGAACCCAGCTATACGATTATTGAACCGGTAGCCTGGGATTTTATAGAACCCTCTCCTTCACTAAAGCAAGCAGTCAGGGAAAGTTGGGGCATCGTGTTTGGCTCACTGGCCCAACGTAATGAACAAAGCCGGGATACCATTCAAAACCTGTGGAAATATGCCGATAAGAAGATTTTAGATTTGAATTTACGTCCGCCTCATATAGATAGAACCGTTATCAGGGATTCTCTTGCCGCCGCTGATATCATTAAAATGAACGAAGCCGAGCTGGAACAAATTAAAAAGTGGTTTTCTTTATCGGGAAGTTCTTGTCAGATTGTTGAAACGTTAGCTGAAAAATTTGAATGTTCATTCATTTGTATAACGAAAGGGCCGGCGGGAGCAATGCTATTTGAAGACGGGAGCTGGTCTGACCATAGAGGGTATAAAACCGATGCTAAGGATAGTGTTGGAGCAGGAGATGCTTTTTTGGCAACAATGATCTATGGAGTACAGTGTGGGAAGAAAGGCAAGGAGCTCCTTAAGTATGCGAATGCCGCAGGTTCATTTGTAGCACAAAAAAGTGGCGCAACCCCTGAATATGATATCCACAGTATAGAAGAAATTGTAATGGGATAA
- the sucD gene encoding succinate--CoA ligase subunit alpha, with amino-acid sequence MSVLVGNDTRLVVQGITGSEGSFHTKQMIEYGTNVVAGVTPGKGGQEHLGLPVYNTVADAVEKEQANTSVIFVPPAFAGDAISEAAFAGIEVIICITEGIPVKDMVVAKQVVESYGAALVGPNCPGVITPGEAKIGIMPGNIFTSGKVGLISRSGTLTYEAVDQLTKAGLGQSTAIGIGGDPVIGTTHTDAVKLFQDDDNTEAIVLIGEIGGTAEEEAAAYIKDNVDKPVVAFIAGSTAPPGRRMGHAGAIISGGEGGADAKKKALRDAGVTVVDSPAEIGKTLKELLETV; translated from the coding sequence ATGAGCGTACTTGTTGGTAACGATACTCGATTAGTAGTACAGGGAATTACGGGCAGCGAAGGTAGTTTCCATACTAAACAAATGATAGAATACGGCACAAATGTAGTTGCGGGAGTCACGCCTGGTAAAGGCGGCCAAGAACATCTGGGACTTCCGGTTTACAATACGGTTGCAGATGCTGTTGAAAAAGAACAGGCAAATACTTCTGTCATTTTTGTACCGCCGGCTTTTGCAGGCGATGCCATTTCCGAAGCCGCCTTTGCAGGGATTGAAGTCATTATCTGTATTACGGAAGGTATTCCCGTTAAAGATATGGTAGTTGCCAAACAAGTAGTGGAAAGCTACGGTGCTGCGCTTGTTGGGCCCAACTGCCCAGGAGTCATAACTCCGGGTGAAGCCAAAATAGGTATTATGCCCGGAAATATTTTTACATCCGGAAAAGTGGGACTCATTTCGAGATCCGGAACGCTTACCTATGAAGCGGTCGACCAATTGACCAAAGCCGGACTTGGACAAAGCACGGCTATCGGTATTGGCGGTGATCCTGTTATCGGAACTACCCATACTGACGCTGTTAAGCTTTTCCAGGACGATGATAATACGGAAGCAATTGTACTCATCGGCGAAATTGGAGGAACGGCTGAAGAAGAAGCCGCCGCTTATATCAAAGATAATGTTGATAAACCGGTCGTTGCCTTTATCGCGGGAAGTACAGCTCCTCCCGGCCGACGCATGGGACATGCCGGCGCCATTATTTCCGGAGGAGAAGGGGGTGCCGATGCGAAGAAAAAGGCACTGCGTGATGCGGGCGTAACCGTCGTTGATAGTCCTGCTGAAATTGGCAAAACGCTCAAAGAATTATTAGAAACAGTTTAG